DNA from Coriobacteriaceae bacterium:
AGCATTTCGGCACATTTCTTGCGTGCGAGCGGCACGATGGGGGTGTGGTCGGCCACGCCGCCGCCGATGATGATCTTTTGCGGCGCGTAGCACAGCGTGTAGGTCATGAGCGCCTGTGCCAGATAGCCGGCGAGCAGGTCCATGGCCTCCGGGTCATCGGCCATGTCTCCGGCGCTCTTGCCATCCCAGCGCTTTTTAACGCCGGGGCCGGCGATGAGGCCCTCGAGACAGTTGTCGTGGAAGGGGCAGGCGCTGTGCTCGCCAATGGTGTCGCGCGGGTCGCGCGTGACCAGGATGTGGCCGGCCTCGGGATGCATCATGCCGTGCACGAGCTTACCGCCCGAGAGCACGCCGGCGCCCACGCCGGTGCCGATGGTCAGGTAGACCACGTCGGTGAGGCCCTTGGCGCAACCAAACGTGACCTCGCCCAGGCAGGCGACGTTGACGTCGGTATCGTAGCCGCAGGGGATATTGAGCTCGTTTTGGATAGTGCCCAGCAGGTCAAAGTAGCGCCATGCCGTTTTGGGCGTCTCCAGGATCTTGCCGTATTGGGGCGAGGCAGGGTTGACTGCGGTGGGGCCAAAGGCGCCGATGCCCAGCGCGGCGATGCCCTTGTCGGCAAACCATGCGTTGACGGCCTCAACGGTCTCCTGCGGGGTCGTGGTCGCGATCTGCTCGCGCTCTAGGACCGTACCGTCCGCATAGCCCGTGGCGCAGACCATCTTGGTGCCACCGGCCTCGAGCGCTCCGATAAGCTGCTGCTCTGCCATAGTATTCCTCTCTCTGGGACGAGTTGCTCCGTGACTAAAGTATAGAGCTCTAAACTATTTAAGAAAGCGCTATAGAAAGAAGCCTCGCAACGCGGCGGGCGGTGCGGGGCTTCTTTGGTTGCTTTAGTTGCCGGGCCGTCCTTACCCGCGCGGCTTGATTTTATCACGTAGCGACTTGAGGTTCTCCAGCGCCGCGTTAAGCGTCTCGTCTCGCTTGGCAAAGTGGAAACGAATCAGATGGTTGACGGGCTCGCGGAAGAAGCTCGAGCCGGGCACGGCGCCCACGCCCACCTTAGACGCGAGGTCCTCGCAGAATTCGAGGTCGCTGTCATAGCCAAACTCAGAGATGTCCATCATGACGTAGTAGGCGCCCTGCGGCACGTTGTGCGTGAGGCCGATGCTGCCGAGTCCCTGACAGAACAGGTCGCGCTTGGCGGTGTAGAGGTCGAGGACCTCCTGGTAATAGCTGTCGTCGAAGTTGAGGGCGGTGACGACAGCTTCCTGCAGGGGAGCGGCGGCACCCACGGTGAGGAAGTCGTGGACCTTCTTGATGCGCTCGGTGATCTGGGCCGGGGCAATGGTGTAGCCCAGACGCCAGCCGGTGATGGAGTACGTTTTGGACAGCGAGCTGCAGCTGATGGTTCGCTCGAACATGCCGGGCAGCGTGGCCATATAGACGTGCTCGTGGGGCGCGTAGACGATGTGCTCGTACACCTCGTCGGTGATGCAGTAGGTGTCGTACTTTTTGCAGAGGTCGGCGATAAAGGTGAGCTCCTCGCGCGTAAAGACCTTGCCGCAAGGGTTGGAAGGGTTGCACAGGACGATGGCCTTGGGGTCGTTGTCGCGGAAGGCCGCCTCGAGTGTCTCGCGGTCAAAGTCGAATGTGGGCGGGTTGAGCGGCACGTAGATAGGCTCGGCACCCGAAAGGATCGTGTCGGCGCCGTAGTTCTCGTAGAACGGCGAGAAGATGACGACCTTGTCTCCGGGGTTCGTAACCGTCATCATGGCGGCCATCATGGCCTCGGTGGAGCCGCAGGTGACTATGATATTCTCGTTGGGGTTCACCGGCATGCCCATAAAGTGCTCCTGTTTGGCGGCGAGCGCCTCGCGCATGGCCTGGGAGCCCCAGGTGATGGAGTACTGGTGATAGAGCGGCTTGGGGTCGCTGGCGATGGTGCTCAGGCTATCGAGCAGCTGCGCCGGGGGATCGAAGTCGGGGAAGCCCTGCGACAGGTTGACGGCGCCATACTTGTTGGAGATGCGCGTCATGCGGCGGATGACGGAATCGGTAAACGTTGCCGTGCGGTTGGAGAGTTCTTTCATGCCGGTCCTTTCGAGCATTTGCAGTGGGGCAAGTTTACTCCTATGAAACCGGTGGGATTTGCTCGAAATGGTCTCGAAAAACTCTTTTCGGTTGATTTCCGATCTCAGCCGAACACATTAGGCGGACAGGCCGTTCCCGCAGCTAGCCGAACGCCCCCGAGGCCCCATCCGGGCCCCGGGGGCGCCGTTTTCCCAGTTGAAGGAACGGTGGAGATGTGTTTCGATGGGTCCGGTGGCCATGCTCCGCCCTCCGCCCGGCACCTCTTCCCAGACTCAGCCGGACGGTCGGTCCGCCTATTCCTTTTTTCCCTTCAGGCTAGGCCAGCGGGGCATCGCCCCTCTCTGCGCGCGCCCTCTCGATGAGTCCCGGCGTCAGGTCGAGCTCGGCCAGAGGCACATCCTCCACGCCGTAGGCGTCAAGCAGCGCCGCCGCATCGTCCCCGAGCATCGCCCTGAAGGCGCGCGCGGGCGTCGAGAAGCCGAGCGCGCCGCGGGGCTCGGAGTTCACGTGCGACATGGCGAGCGCCATGTCGGCCGGGGAGAGCCGGTCGAACCTGAGGCCGGCGCCCTTGGGCAGCAGCTTCCTTATCTCGACGTGGTTGCGCTCGCAGGCGCCCTTCTGGTCGCTCCGCCTGGGGTCGCAGTAGAACAGCCTCGTCTCGCCGGGCCCCTCGCCGAGGAGGGCCGCGACCGCGGCCTCGTCGGCGAACTCCGCGCCGTTGTCGGTGAGCACGGCGCGGAACACGCGGCGCGCCCCGTCGGCGCCGAGGACCGCCCGGACGCCCTCCAGGGCGGCCGCGACGCACCCGGCGGTCTTCCCGCCCAGCGGCAGCGCGAGCTGCAGCCTGCTGGGGCGGTGCAGTAGCGTGAGCAGGCAGGCCGAGTCCTCCCGGGCGCCCTCGACGGTGTCCATCTCCCAGGCCGCGGCGCACGCGTCCTCCCCGAGGGCGAGGAACGCGGCATACGACCTGCGGGCGGAGTGGCGCGTGGCCGCCCGCCCGGCGGCGCGCCTCCTCGGCCTGTAGCCGACCTTGCGCCTGAGCTCCATGTTCGTCATGCCGTCGTAGCCCGCCGAGACCCAGCGGTAGATGGTCGAGGGAGACAGGTCCACCGGCCCGCCGTTGCGCGCCGCCATCTGCTCGGGCGACAGCCCCCGGCGCAGGCAGTCCCTGATGGCCTCCAGCCTCGCCGCCGCGGCGGGCTCGTCGGCGTCGATCCCGCGCCTGGACGAGACGAGCACCGAGTCGGCGCACAGCTGCGCGGCCCGGGCCTCGTAGAAGACGTGCGGGCGGCGCTTGCAGCCCACCGCGCGGTAGCGGCCGCACCCGTTGCAGCAGCGCGGCCACGCCGCCAGGCGCGGGCAGGCCGCCGACAGGTCGGTGCCGGCGTCCACGCGCTCGCCGCGCCTGGGCTTCGGCGCCGTCACGAACCTGTGCGACGCCACCTCGGCGCTCACCGTCGAGGGCGACCTGCCCAGCTCCCTCGCGATCTCCCTGCACGAGGCCCCGCGCTCCAGCATCCTCTGGACTGTGTCCCGCTCGTGCCTCGTGAGCCTTCCGTAGGCCCTCGGGACCGCCCTCGCGGAGCCCCTTTTCTTCTTTCCGGACATGCCGTCCTCCGATCTCCCGGGGCCGGCCGGTCCGGCCCTCAGGGTATCGGGTTCCCACATTCATCCGCACATGTGCGGATGAATGTGGGAGGTGTTCGGATGAAGTCGATAATCAAGGAAAAACTCTTTTCAAAATTCTTGAAAATTGGGGCTTGCATCGCGTGGCGTTCCTTGCAATAATAGTCGAGCGCGAAGCGCACAGGACACGGTGGGTGTAGCTCAGTTGGCTAGAGCGACGGGTTGTGGTCCCGTAGGTCGAGGGTTCGAGTCCCTTTACCCACCCCAGTTCTTGCTTCGTGTTGATATCGGGTCGTTAGCTCAGTTGGTAGAGCAGGGGACTCTTAATCCCAAGGTCCAGGGTTCGACCCCCTGACGGCCCACCACACGATATCTCCTCTAAAGTCCGCCACAACGGACTTTAGCTTTGGGTCGTTAGCTCAGTTGGTAGAGCAGGGGACTCTTAATCCCAAGGTCCAGGGTTCGACCCCCTGACGGCCCACCCAAAGATTGTAAAAGCGACTGGCTTCGGCTGGTCGCTTTTTTGTTAACCCCGCATAGGGTCCAACCCGTCGGGGCGTGGAGCGCCGCAGCGTCTGTGCAGCGAAGTACGCTTGGACGGACGCAATCTTCGGTTTGCTTGCATTGCCGTTCTGCGTTTTAAAACAGCATACGTGCCGTGCCAGCTCATGATCCTTAGCGGCGCGGGTGGCGACACCGGCAGCTCCCATTTTCGTGACACCACGAAAATGGGAATCAACTGGCGTTTAGTTCCCTGCGTGCTTCAGACTACGCCTTCTCGTTCATATGTTTCACCATTAGTTCAAAGTCGTTCTCGTAGGTCTTGTCCTGGAGCTTTTGGAATTCGTGAAATCGCTCCTTGGCGATTTTGTCCGCCGTCTTC
Protein-coding regions in this window:
- a CDS encoding aminotransferase class I/II-fold pyridoxal phosphate-dependent enzyme; protein product: MKELSNRTATFTDSVIRRMTRISNKYGAVNLSQGFPDFDPPAQLLDSLSTIASDPKPLYHQYSITWGSQAMREALAAKQEHFMGMPVNPNENIIVTCGSTEAMMAAMMTVTNPGDKVVIFSPFYENYGADTILSGAEPIYVPLNPPTFDFDRETLEAAFRDNDPKAIVLCNPSNPCGKVFTREELTFIADLCKKYDTYCITDEVYEHIVYAPHEHVYMATLPGMFERTISCSSLSKTYSITGWRLGYTIAPAQITERIKKVHDFLTVGAAAPLQEAVVTALNFDDSYYQEVLDLYTAKRDLFCQGLGSIGLTHNVPQGAYYVMMDISEFGYDSDLEFCEDLASKVGVGAVPGSSFFREPVNHLIRFHFAKRDETLNAALENLKSLRDKIKPRG
- a CDS encoding ROK family protein, which produces MAEQQLIGALEAGGTKMVCATGYADGTVLEREQIATTTPQETVEAVNAWFADKGIAALGIGAFGPTAVNPASPQYGKILETPKTAWRYFDLLGTIQNELNIPCGYDTDVNVACLGEVTFGCAKGLTDVVYLTIGTGVGAGVLSGGKLVHGMMHPEAGHILVTRDPRDTIGEHSACPFHDNCLEGLIAGPGVKKRWDGKSAGDMADDPEAMDLLAGYLAQALMTYTLCYAPQKIIIGGGVADHTPIVPLARKKCAEMLNGYIVTPEVNDIDTYIVNNSLEGKQGIMGCLALGAQALQ
- a CDS encoding IS30 family transposase; this encodes MSGKKKRGSARAVPRAYGRLTRHERDTVQRMLERGASCREIARELGRSPSTVSAEVASHRFVTAPKPRRGERVDAGTDLSAACPRLAAWPRCCNGCGRYRAVGCKRRPHVFYEARAAQLCADSVLVSSRRGIDADEPAAAARLEAIRDCLRRGLSPEQMAARNGGPVDLSPSTIYRWVSAGYDGMTNMELRRKVGYRPRRRAAGRAATRHSARRSYAAFLALGEDACAAAWEMDTVEGAREDSACLLTLLHRPSRLQLALPLGGKTAGCVAAALEGVRAVLGADGARRVFRAVLTDNGAEFADEAAVAALLGEGPGETRLFYCDPRRSDQKGACERNHVEIRKLLPKGAGLRFDRLSPADMALAMSHVNSEPRGALGFSTPARAFRAMLGDDAAALLDAYGVEDVPLAELDLTPGLIERARAERGDAPLA